The genomic window CAGGGCCGGCGCGTCGTGCTAGGCGATGGAACCCCGCAAGCGGACAGGATGCGATGACCAGGACCGAAATGCTGGAAACGATGAAGCGTCTCGACGCCCATGCGAACGCCCTGTTGCTTACCGGGGCCTCCGATATCGATCTGCTCGGCGGCATGTTCGACGTGATGCCCGACTTCAAGGCGTTGCTCGACGCCGGATACGGCGGTGAAATCGACAAGAACGCTGGTCGCTTCCCCGGTTTGCATCGCTACGCCGTCATGCTCTCCAATGTCGCCGAGGGGATCGCGGAAGGTTCCATCCGGGTGCCGCGCTGACGCCCTGTTTCGCTGGCAGGGGATGTGAGCAGACCTTTATGATTGCGAGCAGCGCAGGATGATGGCGAGCACACTGGCAGATAGCGCGAGCAGATCGCCGAGCCGGTTGTCAGATAATCCGAGCAAAAAAAGGCTCTGTTTGCAAGCAAACGCCGCTACGATTGCAAGCACCTACACCTATGCCGGGTTCAACGCGCTCTACGACCCAGGCCGGGAGCCGGGTCCCATCACCCCCGTCGCTTGCTGGGCGCATGCGAGGCGCAAGCTGCACGATGTGCTTGTTGCCGATCATCGATCCGCTGCGCGCAAGGGACTCGGCCTGATCGCGCAGCTCTACGAGGTCGAACGGTTGATCGAGGGTGAACCTCCCCAGGAGCGTCTGCGCCAGCGCTCAGCATCAAAGCTCATTGCCCTCGACTTCTTTGCGTGGGCGGACAGCGCTCTCGACCAGGCATCGGCGCGCTCACCGCTTGCCGAGGCGCTGCGCTATGCCCTCAAGCTGAAGCCAGCGCTGCTCGCCTACACCCAGGACGGAAGGCTCGAGATCGACAACAACCTTGCCGAGAACGCGCTGCGCGGCATCGCGGTCGGGCGCAAGAACTGGCTGTTCGCCGGCGCGGATTGCGGCGGCGAGCGGGCGGCCGCGACGTATTCGCTGCTCGAGACCGCCAAGCTCAACGGCGTGAACCCGCAGGTCTGGCTGACCGACGTCCTCGACCGCATCGGCAAAGGCCATCCCATCAACCGCCTCGACGAGCTCCTGCCATGGGCGTGGAAGGCGGCTCGTTCCAGTGACCCCGACGCTGCGTGAGGACCCATTGCGCCGATGGCAGCTATCTGCGATTTTCCGCCAGAAGCCGACATTCAGCAAGCGACCCCATTTCGGTGGTAGCAGCGCATTCGACCTATCGCCAAAAGCGGTCGTTCATGAAGAACCGGTTGTCGTTGGTAACGCGCCTCAATCCCAGCCATTCTGGTACGAGATCTGAACGCCCAAAAACAGTTGATCGTATAGCGGCAGCTACGCGCTACACTCTCCGAGACACAACAAATCGTCGCGAAAAATTCAGAATGTCAGCGGTCGACAAAAGGGCGGTCGCGAACCGCAGTCGAAAACGGCGCCGGGTTTAAGCCAGCGCCGTTCATCGTTCTCATTCAATGCGAAGTGGCCTGAGAATCAACCGTTGCATGAATACTCAAATTGCGCCGCGAAATAACCGGCGTTCTGGATTATGCGAATGACGTTGAAAGATGCCAGACCGCCATTCGAAGCACAGATGTTTTGCGCACCTTGCTCGGCCGCAGCTATGGCCTGTCCCACTTCGGGTAGAAATGGCCCGATATCCGTTTGCTGAGCAACCGAGGCAGAAGAGCCAAATGCGATTGCAGCCGAGAGTGCCAGAACCTTCGTTTTAGTTTTGAACATGGTATTTTCTCCGTGGGCTCTGAGCCCTTCACGCCGATATAGTGGCTTGGATCTCCGGACCTCGGCCGAGCAGCCTGGTCAACGGACGCGATACGCCGACCGGGCGTGCTCGGAGCAATCCAAGCCGCTTATCGTCGCTCCGACGAAAATGATTCCGCGCCCGACCAATCCCATGAATCAGGCAAGAGCGACTCGCTCCGGTCGGTCTCCTGGCTCGCGGGTCATCACTTGAAATACACCTTCCCGAACCAAACAATCAGTCCAGTGGTTGCGGAGTGACCCGCCAGTATTTCTCGCTCGCCGCTTACAGTTGCAGGGACAGCCGCAGATTTGACCTTGGAGGGCCTCACTGTGTTCCCGTTACCGGTGCGAACTTGAAGCTGAATGCGCGCAACTTTGCATGCAGCTGATTTTGAGTATCGGTACGCAGCTTTGAAAACAAGGGCTGATGCGCTCGTTTCGCGTCGAATAGCGCGAAAAACATCGTCAAACCCCATCGATGGAGATCCAATCCCGTCCCATCTCCAATGCCTGTGTTGGCGTCGCCCCAACCAACTGCGCGATCAGTTCAGCCGATTCGACGAGTCGTGGGCCAGGACGATTGAAAAGATGGTGGCCATCAACGGCAAAGACCTTCCCTTTGCGAACCGCGGTAAGGTCTTTCCAACCGAAGTGGTCGACGAGCGACCCCAGATCGGCGAGCGTTTGTGGCAACAGATATCCGCAGGGCATCGCAACGATCAGATCGGGATCGGCGGCAATCAAGTCGTCCCAATTCAGCCACGAGGAATGTTCTCCGGCTCGCGCGAACAATGGGTGACCGCCGGCCGCCTCGATTAGTTCGGGTACCCAGTTTCCTGCAGCCATCAGCGGATCGATCCATTCGATCGCGGCGACACGCGGGCGATCCATCCTCTCCGCGCTACTTCGGGATAGCCCTGACATCCGCTCCTTCAAGTCACCGACGACCGATGATGCACGCTCGGGAATTCCCGCCGCTTCGGCGACCTTAGCGAAATCGCTCCATACATCTTCCAATGTATCGGGTGCCAGCGACAGCAGCGTCGGGGCGGTTCCGATCCAGTCGCCGAGTGCTTCTTCCAGATCGGCAGGGGTGACCGCGCAGACCGCGCATTGCGATTGGGTCAAGATGAGGTCGGGCCGCAAGTCCCGCAGAAGCGCGGTATCGACTTCGTATACCGACAGTCCTTGCCTCACGATTTCCTGGATCCGGTCGTCGATCTGCCGCGACGTCAGTCCTTTCTCGAGTCTGGTCGACGTGACGACCGGCAATGCCTTTACGAAAAGCGGATAATCGCATTCGTGCGAGCGACCGACGAGGCTCTCTCCCAATCCGAGTGCGACGGCGATTTCGGTCGCGCTCGGCAGGAGGGACACGATGCGCGGCTGCGCCATGTCAGGCGAACCGTATTCGCGGAGAAGGTCCGAATAGCGTGGGAGCGGCTCTGGCGAGGAGCCAGGACGCCAACAACAGTCCTGCGAACCATAATGCATCGTTCGCGAAGATCTGTCCCACGATCGCCATCGTGAAAGTCTCTGTCCCGCCTACCACCAAAGCAAACCCGAATAGCGCAGCCTCGTAAACAGCGAAGCCGATCAGAAAGGCGCCAAATGTCCGGAGGGTGCTCAGCTCGTTTTGTTCTCCCATGATGATGGCACCGGCGAGCATGGCGAGAATAGATGCGATGCCCAGCGCACCGCCCCAGGCGAACGCATATCCCGTGTGCGGGTAGCCGAGGACGGTGAACCCCAGCAACTGGTTGGTCGCCCAGATCGCGAGGATCGTCGTTAACGCGAGCGAGCGGCGCATGGTCGCGGCGGTCACGATCGTAACAGCCACGAACGGCATCATGCAGGCGGCAACCAGCGATCCGCCCACCGTCGCCAAGGCAAGTGTGACAGGCCATGCGAACCTCGCAATGTCGGACTTTGCTATCATTTCATCCGTCATCGAAATTCTCCTTAGAAACGCGCGCGCGCGCCAATGGCGAACGAGCGTCCGGGCGTCGCGAAACTGAAGACATCCTCGTAATCGGCGGCCGTCAAATTCTCGACTCGGCCGAACAGCTCGACATTATCCATCACCCTCACGTCGGCGTTGACGTTCAGCAGAAAGTAGTCGTCCAGTTGCACGCGAACCGGCACGAACGAGGGATCGATGAAAGCGCTGTCGATCGTCTCTCCATTGTAGCGCGCAACGAGCGTGACCCCTCCGGCATCCTTGGGAGCGCGCCAGTCGACAGCCAGGCTGGCGGTATGGGAGGGCCGCCGCACTTCGC from Roseomonas aeriglobus includes these protein-coding regions:
- a CDS encoding arylsulfatase regulator: MLETMKRLDAHANALLLTGASDIDLLGGMFDVMPDFKALLDAGYGGEIDKNAGRFPGLHRYAVMLSNVAEGIAEGSIRVPR
- a CDS encoding IS66 family transposase, producing MASTLADSASRSPSRLSDNPSKKRLCLQANAATIASTYTYAGFNALYDPGREPGPITPVACWAHARRKLHDVLVADHRSAARKGLGLIAQLYEVERLIEGEPPQERLRQRSASKLIALDFFAWADSALDQASARSPLAEALRYALKLKPALLAYTQDGRLEIDNNLAENALRGIAVGRKNWLFAGADCGGERAAATYSLLETAKLNGVNPQVWLTDVLDRIGKGHPINRLDELLPWAWKAARSSDPDAA
- a CDS encoding cobalamin-binding protein, with amino-acid sequence MAQPRIVSLLPSATEIAVALGLGESLVGRSHECDYPLFVKALPVVTSTRLEKGLTSRQIDDRIQEIVRQGLSVYEVDTALLRDLRPDLILTQSQCAVCAVTPADLEEALGDWIGTAPTLLSLAPDTLEDVWSDFAKVAEAAGIPERASSVVGDLKERMSGLSRSSAERMDRPRVAAIEWIDPLMAAGNWVPELIEAAGGHPLFARAGEHSSWLNWDDLIAADPDLIVAMPCGYLLPQTLADLGSLVDHFGWKDLTAVRKGKVFAVDGHHLFNRPGPRLVESAELIAQLVGATPTQALEMGRDWISIDGV